Proteins found in one Alicyclobacillus cycloheptanicus genomic segment:
- a CDS encoding helix-turn-helix domain-containing protein — MDIKQAAKTLGVSTGTIRNWIKAGRLSATTRIEHARMKYEIPDQQVIALTEARDGARNGARDGAHAASTEPPAADKGEGHAEGLVEAHVDGNADGSAADIGTVDVDGPAAPLSSFRFAPIPLRLSLEVEEDDSPVVVEDASPEANDRSAEARQDRSAEAQQVQEWLSTAVKNGINAAFVEVSERLHKHIHHQYELLESVRIELANVLTEVCSTRAEVAATQDLTRHIYDTTQRDRDQMVVRTLQNSLERGRHRKRKQPWW, encoded by the coding sequence ATGGATATCAAACAGGCTGCGAAAACCCTGGGTGTGAGCACGGGAACCATCCGCAACTGGATTAAGGCGGGCCGGTTGAGCGCCACCACGCGAATCGAGCACGCCCGCATGAAATATGAAATTCCGGACCAACAAGTCATCGCCTTGACAGAGGCGCGTGACGGCGCGCGTAACGGCGCCCGAGATGGCGCCCACGCGGCGTCGACCGAACCGCCCGCGGCGGACAAGGGTGAAGGGCACGCAGAAGGGCTCGTGGAAGCACACGTGGATGGAAACGCGGACGGATCCGCCGCCGACATAGGCACTGTGGATGTGGATGGACCCGCAGCCCCCCTCTCTTCCTTCCGTTTCGCGCCGATCCCGCTCCGCCTGTCGCTGGAGGTGGAGGAGGACGACAGCCCCGTGGTCGTCGAAGACGCATCCCCGGAGGCGAACGACCGCAGCGCCGAAGCCCGGCAGGACCGCAGCGCCGAGGCCCAACAGGTGCAGGAGTGGTTATCAACGGCTGTGAAAAACGGCATCAACGCTGCATTTGTGGAAGTCAGCGAACGACTCCACAAGCACATTCACCATCAATACGAGTTACTGGAGTCCGTACGCATCGAGCTCGCCAACGTGCTCACAGAAGTCTGTTCCACGAGAGCCGAGGTTGCAGCGACCCAGGACCTCACACGGCACATTTACGATACCACGCAGCGCGATCGCGATCAGATGGTTGTACGCACCCTGCAAAACAGCCTCGAGCGCGGCAGGCACCGCAAACGAAAGCAGCCCTGGTGGTGA